A region from the Acyrthosiphon pisum isolate AL4f chromosome A1, pea_aphid_22Mar2018_4r6ur, whole genome shotgun sequence genome encodes:
- the LOC100162988 gene encoding phosphatidate phosphatase LPIN3 isoform X1, producing the protein MNYLGKFISNFRHVYNEINPATLTGAIDIVVVEQPDGTFTCSPFHVRFGKIGVLRSREKIVEIEINGEPVQLHMKLGESGEAFFVEEISEEDDIETIPPHLACSPIPDDEDRKTIEYAINLEQVVPKTFCAETVDGATQDFQPLKFRPIEDSPPRPQMRKRRRKKSVIKRKVKDETKKLGNTFGSCDLPAPTYLIDNDDRSQEQYLDNDLHFFSDTDASPSSNCGEVKYSCAAVQSDTEYELQQRARDSAVESLIGISAINKKDLNNGSSDHQFWRWGELPTPPARRNSLDSNDSKLNLQEASKKQEAANQRSMLANMLGFMKKTKHIRHNSSENGGIYLADLCTDQLDPKVLELYLYNQTPPRQEEVKVSDEVDDDDVESGRGASLSHSPTSMDREGPKSIDSDFDEKFHQNSPCEVSVSLCGELDSLNGNDIIEEKFSKHQISYEEFTCDFNNLVKNPNLVVRINKKFYSCQTALPHLISIAAYQKLLPQNEYSEAKVQAENTKGLNRGYTSWFNWSRASKDTKSITPIEGNINILKNDSNNLSEQLIDSNDINECLKSEIDGKIDNELEPSNNINYIQRQRCYSSTDSELELETTKLSLKSKDKNDICRKTLRLTSEQIAKLNLREGSNEIVFSVTTAYQGTSHCKCFLFKWRYDDKIVISDIDGTITKSDVLGHILPIVGKDWAQSGVAKLFTKIKDNGYKLLYLSARAIGQSRVTRDYLKSIKQEDLSLPEGPVLLNPTSLLNAFHREVIEKKPEEFKISCLKDIQALFPTENKPFYAGYGNKINDVWSYQAIGIPISRIFTINHRGELKHELTQTFQSSYTGQSCIVNDLFPVLACGDGVTSRIEDDCNVISSSRDTISTTSFECETFDILI; encoded by the exons ATGAATTATTTAGGGAAATTCATCAGTAATTTTCGGCATGTGTACAATGAGATCAATCCGGCCACCTTAACCGGAGCCATCGATATTGTCGTTGTGGAACAGCCGGACGGCACATTTACGTGTTCGCCGTTTCATGTACGCTTTGGTAAGATCGGTGTGCTACGGAGCAGAGAGAAAATA gttgaaattgaaattaatggAGAACCTGTTCAACTTCATATGAAACTTGGAGAATCTGGTGAAGCATTTTTTGTTGAAGAAATATCAGAAGAAGATGATATTGAAACAATACCACCTCATTTAGCATGCTCACCAATACCTGACGATGAAGA tcGAAAAACTATAGAATATGCTATTAACTTGGAACAAGTTGTTCCTAAGACATTTTGTGCGGAAACTGTAGATGGTGCAACTCAAGATTTTCAACCATTAAAATTTAGACCAATTGAAGACTCTCCACCTCGGCCACAAATGCGTAAACGTCGGCGTAAAAAATCTGTGATCAAAAGAAAAGTTAAGGATGAAACCAAGAAGCTTGGGAACACATTTGGATCTTGTGATCTTCCTGCTCCTACTTATTTAATAGATAATGATGACCGTTCCCAAGAACAATATTTGGATAATGATTTGCATTTCTTTAGTGATACAGATGCATCCCCAAGTTCAAA ttgcGGTGAGGTGAAATATAGTTGTGCTGCTGTTCAGTCTGATACTGAATATGAACTTCAACAAAGAGCCAGAGATTCAGCTGTTGAAAGTCTTATTGGCATATCtgctattaataaaaaagatttgaaTAATGGCTCTAGTGATCATCAATTTTGGCGTTGGGGAGAATTACCTACACCACCTGCACGTCGCAATAGTTTGGATTCtaatgattcaaaattaaatttgcaagAAGCTTCCAAAAAACAAGAAGCTGCTAATCAGAGGTCAATGTTGGCGAATATGTTgggttttatgaaaaaaactaaacacaTTCGTCATAACTCTTCAGAGAATGGAGGAATATATTTAGCTGATTTGTGTACAGATCAATTAGATCCTAAGGTATTagaattgtatttgtataaccAAACTCCACCAAGACAGGAAGAAGTTAAAGTCAGTGATGAAGTAGATGATGATGATGTAGAATCTGGAAGAGGTGCTTCATTATCCCATTCACCTACAAGCATGGATAGAGAAGGACCAAAGTCAATTGATAGTGATTTTGATGAAAAGTTCCACCAAAA ttCACCGTGTGAAGTATCAGTTTCCTTATGTGGAGAGTTAGATTCTCTAAATGGTAATGACATTATTGAAGAGAAATTTTCCAAACATCAGATTTCTTATGAAGAATTCACTTGTGATTTCAATAATCTTGTGAAGAATCCTAATTTAGTGGTGCgcataaataaaaagttttatagtTGCCAGACTGCTTTGCCTCATTTGATCTCAATAGCTGCATATCAGAAATTGTTACCTCAG AATGAATACTCTGAAGCTAAAGTGCAAGCAGAAAACACTAAAGGTCTAAATCGAGGTTATACATCTTGGTTCAATTGGAGTCGTGCCAGTAAAGATACAAAATCAATTACTCCAATAG aaggaaatattaacattttaaaaaatgattccaATAATTTGTCAGAGCAACTAATCGatagtaatgatataaatgAATGTCTTAAATCTGAAATTGATGGTAAAATAGACAATGAATTGGAACCATCgaacaatattaactatat tcaAAGACAGCGGTGCTATAGTTCTACTGATTCTGAACTTGAGTTGGAAACAACTAAACTGTCATTAAAGtcaaaagataaaaatgatatatgtaGAAAAACTTTGAGATTAACTTCTGAACAAATT gcaaaattaaatttaagggAAGGTTCTAACGAAATTGTTTTTAGTGTAACAACAGCTTATCAAGGTACCAGTCATTGCAAATGTTTCTTATTCAAATGGCGGTAtgatgataaaattgttatatctGACATTGATGGAACCATTACTAA atcTGATGTTTTGGGCCATATACTTCCAATAGTTGGTAAAGATTGGGCTCAAAGTGGTGTCGCAAAATTGTTTactaagataaaagataatggctataaattattatacttgtcaGCCAGAGCTATTGGCCAATCGAGAGTTACTAgggattatttaaaaagtatcaaACAGGAAGATTTATCATTACCAGAAGGACCTGTTCTATTAAATCCAACTAGCTTACTGAATGCATTTCACCGTgaagttatagaaaaaaaaccagaaGAATTCAAAATCTCTTGTCTTAAAGATATTCAAGCTTTATTTCCAACTGAAAATAAACCGTTTTATGCTGGTtatggaaataaaattaat GATGTTTGGTCTTATCAAGCTATCGGTATACCTATATCCAGAATATTCACTATAAATCACA
- the LOC100162988 gene encoding phosphatidate phosphatase LPIN3 isoform X2, which produces MNYLGKFISNFRHVYNEINPATLTGAIDIVVVEQPDGTFTCSPFHVRFGKIGVLRSREKIVEIEINGEPVQLHMKLGESGEAFFVEEISEEDDIETIPPHLACSPIPDDEDRKTIEYAINLEQVVPKTFCAETVDGATQDFQPLKFRPIEDSPPRPQMRKRRRKKSVIKRKVKDETKKLGNTFGSCDLPAPTYLIDNDDRSQEQYLDNDLHFFSDTDASPSSNCGEVKYSCAAVQSDTEYELQQRARDSAVESLIGISAINKKDLNNGSSDHQFWRWGELPTPPARRNSLDSNDSKLNLQEASKKQEAANQRSMLANMLGFMKKTKHIRHNSSENGGIYLADLCTDQLDPKVLELYLYNQTPPRQEEVKVSDEVDDDDVESGRGASLSHSPTSMDREGPKSIDSDFDEKFHQNSPCEVSVSLCGELDSLNGNDIIEEKFSKHQISYEEFTCDFNNLVKNPNLVVRINKKFYSCQTALPHLISIAAYQKLLPQNEYSEAKVQAENTKGLNRGYTSWFNWSRASKDTKSITPIEGNINILKNDSNNLSEQLIDSNDINECLKSEIDGKIDNELEPSNNINYIQRQRCYSSTDSELELETTKLSLKSKDKNDICRKTLRLTSEQIAKLNLREGSNEIVFSVTTAYQGTSHCKCFLFKWRYDDKIVISDIDGTITKSDVLGHILPIVGKDWAQSGVAKLFTKIKDNGYKLLYLSARAIGQSRVTRDYLKSIKQEDLSLPEGPVLLNPTSLLNAFHREVIEKKPEEFKISCLKDIQALFPTENKPFYAGYGNKINDVWSYQAIGIPISRIFTINHRGELKHELTQTFQSSYTYMSTMVDEMFPVLPMQELDYNQFIYWRDPVPDFN; this is translated from the exons ATGAATTATTTAGGGAAATTCATCAGTAATTTTCGGCATGTGTACAATGAGATCAATCCGGCCACCTTAACCGGAGCCATCGATATTGTCGTTGTGGAACAGCCGGACGGCACATTTACGTGTTCGCCGTTTCATGTACGCTTTGGTAAGATCGGTGTGCTACGGAGCAGAGAGAAAATA gttgaaattgaaattaatggAGAACCTGTTCAACTTCATATGAAACTTGGAGAATCTGGTGAAGCATTTTTTGTTGAAGAAATATCAGAAGAAGATGATATTGAAACAATACCACCTCATTTAGCATGCTCACCAATACCTGACGATGAAGA tcGAAAAACTATAGAATATGCTATTAACTTGGAACAAGTTGTTCCTAAGACATTTTGTGCGGAAACTGTAGATGGTGCAACTCAAGATTTTCAACCATTAAAATTTAGACCAATTGAAGACTCTCCACCTCGGCCACAAATGCGTAAACGTCGGCGTAAAAAATCTGTGATCAAAAGAAAAGTTAAGGATGAAACCAAGAAGCTTGGGAACACATTTGGATCTTGTGATCTTCCTGCTCCTACTTATTTAATAGATAATGATGACCGTTCCCAAGAACAATATTTGGATAATGATTTGCATTTCTTTAGTGATACAGATGCATCCCCAAGTTCAAA ttgcGGTGAGGTGAAATATAGTTGTGCTGCTGTTCAGTCTGATACTGAATATGAACTTCAACAAAGAGCCAGAGATTCAGCTGTTGAAAGTCTTATTGGCATATCtgctattaataaaaaagatttgaaTAATGGCTCTAGTGATCATCAATTTTGGCGTTGGGGAGAATTACCTACACCACCTGCACGTCGCAATAGTTTGGATTCtaatgattcaaaattaaatttgcaagAAGCTTCCAAAAAACAAGAAGCTGCTAATCAGAGGTCAATGTTGGCGAATATGTTgggttttatgaaaaaaactaaacacaTTCGTCATAACTCTTCAGAGAATGGAGGAATATATTTAGCTGATTTGTGTACAGATCAATTAGATCCTAAGGTATTagaattgtatttgtataaccAAACTCCACCAAGACAGGAAGAAGTTAAAGTCAGTGATGAAGTAGATGATGATGATGTAGAATCTGGAAGAGGTGCTTCATTATCCCATTCACCTACAAGCATGGATAGAGAAGGACCAAAGTCAATTGATAGTGATTTTGATGAAAAGTTCCACCAAAA ttCACCGTGTGAAGTATCAGTTTCCTTATGTGGAGAGTTAGATTCTCTAAATGGTAATGACATTATTGAAGAGAAATTTTCCAAACATCAGATTTCTTATGAAGAATTCACTTGTGATTTCAATAATCTTGTGAAGAATCCTAATTTAGTGGTGCgcataaataaaaagttttatagtTGCCAGACTGCTTTGCCTCATTTGATCTCAATAGCTGCATATCAGAAATTGTTACCTCAG AATGAATACTCTGAAGCTAAAGTGCAAGCAGAAAACACTAAAGGTCTAAATCGAGGTTATACATCTTGGTTCAATTGGAGTCGTGCCAGTAAAGATACAAAATCAATTACTCCAATAG aaggaaatattaacattttaaaaaatgattccaATAATTTGTCAGAGCAACTAATCGatagtaatgatataaatgAATGTCTTAAATCTGAAATTGATGGTAAAATAGACAATGAATTGGAACCATCgaacaatattaactatat tcaAAGACAGCGGTGCTATAGTTCTACTGATTCTGAACTTGAGTTGGAAACAACTAAACTGTCATTAAAGtcaaaagataaaaatgatatatgtaGAAAAACTTTGAGATTAACTTCTGAACAAATT gcaaaattaaatttaagggAAGGTTCTAACGAAATTGTTTTTAGTGTAACAACAGCTTATCAAGGTACCAGTCATTGCAAATGTTTCTTATTCAAATGGCGGTAtgatgataaaattgttatatctGACATTGATGGAACCATTACTAA atcTGATGTTTTGGGCCATATACTTCCAATAGTTGGTAAAGATTGGGCTCAAAGTGGTGTCGCAAAATTGTTTactaagataaaagataatggctataaattattatacttgtcaGCCAGAGCTATTGGCCAATCGAGAGTTACTAgggattatttaaaaagtatcaaACAGGAAGATTTATCATTACCAGAAGGACCTGTTCTATTAAATCCAACTAGCTTACTGAATGCATTTCACCGTgaagttatagaaaaaaaaccagaaGAATTCAAAATCTCTTGTCTTAAAGATATTCAAGCTTTATTTCCAACTGAAAATAAACCGTTTTATGCTGGTtatggaaataaaattaat GATGTTTGGTCTTATCAAGCTATCGGTATACCTATATCCAGAATATTCACTATAAATCACA